TAAGCAAATCTTTATAGATTATGAAATTCCAACCACTATCGATAAAACTTACCTTTGCCTAATTTTAAAAGTGTGTCAGGCCTCCATGATTTCTCAATTTTGACCTATTAGTCTTTGTTCTACTATCTATAATATTATCACGAAAATCATCGTTCAGTGGATTAAACCCCTCATGGCAAATATTATCAGCCCTAACAATTCCAACTTCCAACAAAATAGTAGAGCGGCGGATAACGCCATTATCGTGCAAGAAATACTCTCACACTTTAAGCGCAAATCGGGAAAGACTAGTTACATGCTTCTTAAACTTGATCTATAAAGCCTTTGACCGAATCGAATGGTATTTTGTTTGACAGGCACTACAGTACTTCAATTTTCCTCCTTTCCTCATCAAACTAATCATGTCTTGTGTCACCACTACTTCGCTATCAATCCTCATCATTGATTCTCGCACCCCATTTTTCACTCCCTCACGTGGGATTCGTCAGGGAGATCCCCTCTCCATGTACCTATTTATATTATGTATGAAATTACTTACTCAAAAAATTGATATGGCGGTATATTACCGACTCTGAAAACCTATTAGTTTACCTCGTCATGGACCACAAATCTCACATTTGTTCTTCGTAGATGATATCGTTCTTACATCCACAAACTCATCCACCAGTTTCCATGCCATAATTGATATCCTTAATAAACTCAACTAAAATTCTAGTCAAaagattaattttaaaaaatcaaaaatcttaTTCTCCAAAAATTGCACCCCTCAAGATAGAAACTTTATTCTCACATCTTTACCCATACATGAAGGTACATCCTTTGGCAAATACATCAGGTTTTCCATCTTCACTTCCAGATCTTTAAAAATGTGATTTCCAATTTCTTCTTGATAATTTTAAAACTAAGCTCGTGGGTTGGAAAACAAACTTTCTTAGCCTGGCAGGACGCACCACTCTTATTATCCCCACCCTCAAAAGTTTACCAAATCATGTGACGCAATATATTAAACTTCCTCAGTATATAGTCCACCAACTATAACGATATCAGCATAATTTTATCTCGGGGACAACTCTCAATGAGAAAAAAATTCTTCTCCTTAAATGGCGTAAAGTTACCACCCCGAAGCAGCGTGGTGACTTGGGCATCCAACAAATTCACCTCAAGAATCAGACCTTATTAGCAAGTCAAGCTTGATGACTATTCAAACACCCATCTTCTTTATGGGCCGCCACTCTACTCCATAAATATTTCTACCACCAAAGGAATCGAATCACTGGTAGATCCTCCATTTGGAATAACCTTGTTACTGGATGAAAACTATGccaacaaggaataaaatggatTATTGGTAATGGTTCTCTTATTAACTTTTGTACAGACTCATGGTTGAACTACAATACACCACTTCGTAACTCTATCATTGGACCACTGCCACGTCAAGCCTATACAATTATTGTCTCTACCTATCTTCTCCATGGCCACTGGGACTTCACATCCCTTCCTTGTGAATTTACCCCATCAATCCTACAAAGTATACTTAATATCAATATCCCTTCCTACGTACCTCTTCTCGACTCCTTTGCTTGGACCCTCACGTCGCAGGGGACATTCACCACTAAATCACTCTACCACTATCTACTCCCTATAACTACTAGTCACTCCTTCAAGTGGATTTGGAAACTTCAAATAccggtaaaaataaaatattttctatggCTCTGTAGCCACCATCAACTACCTACGGCGACACACTATCATTACCTAGGCATACTTACCACTGATACTTGTGCCCTCTGCCTAAGCAGGGGCGAAGCTACAGTGTAGCAAGGGTGGTCAACTACCACCCTTCGtcggaaaattacactgtatatagaGGTAAAATTTTGAATTTACATACACGTAATACATATTCAACACCCTTGCAACAATGAAGAATCATAGATCAGTGGCAATGGGTGGTCAAGAGGGCCTCACGGGCTCGGGCTTAGGTTCGATCTCCACTCTCCACATTTTTTGTTGagttccatttttattttttaaaaagacaAACAGACTAAACGATGTCATTAGATCTGTTTGACTtactttataaaataaaaatctggAACAAATAAATCTTTATAAAACAAAAATTTGGAGTAAACAAATCAAAATCCCTAAAAGATAAAAATCGATCCCTCTCAGTTTCTCATTCCCCacacaaacaaaaagaaaaaacctaGGTAATTTTGGTCTCCATCTTATCCGATCTCTCTGAGACTCTGACTCTCTGCTACTACAAATGACAAGTGAAGTTTTGGGTTTGGAAGTTCTGGCTGCTCTGCGCCGGCGCTACTCATCACTCCGACAACTCAAATCTCCATTAATCTAGTCTCCACTCTCCATTGAACTGGTTAGAACTTAGAAATTCttgtctttccttttcttttttcactttAAAGTTTCAGTTTTggtattaattattaaatttttctgatttttggttTGGTACTATGGCTAAAAAAGGTCTACTCAAGATATTTGAGCACAAATAGAAAGACATGTAAATCCTTGAGTAATAGTTAAAGTTTACTAATTTTGTGTGCCTCCTaatgatttaggacttaggaatAATATGTTTTAACTACTTTATACATTCAGGGAATTGAAGTTGCAATGAACTTGTTGAAATTTAACTACTTTCCCTCGCATTCTTCTCTAAGACAAGAAATTGATAACTCCAATATTGGAGTATCATCCAAACCATCGCGATGAAATAAGGAAGGAATACATTCAAGGTGGTCCTTGCCAACCTCAATATCATGACTTCCCTCAATCTGACTTTTCTAGATTTAAGCATCATTTTAATCCTATATGGTTTGATGATTTTAATTGGTTTGAGTATAGTGTAAGTACCGATACTTCATATTAtttatcttgttatttgtttaaggGCGAAAGTATTCATCAAGGTGGTGGTGGTATTTTTTCGAGTAAAGGGTTTAGGAATTGGAACAGAATAGAATGTTTTAAGAAACAAGTTGGTTTGCCAAATAGTATTCATAATAAAGTAAATAGAAATTGTGATGATCTAATGCGGCAACAACAGTCTATTATTGTTGCATTTGACAAACAATCTCATCAAATTAAGCGTGAGTATTGGCTTCGCTTAAATGCTTCTGTTGATGTGGTAAGGATTCTCTTGAATTAAGGATTTGCATTTCGCGGTCATGACGAAAGTGAAACGTCATTGAACAAGGGGTAATTTTATTGAAATTCTTTCATGGTATGAGGATAAATGTGATAAGATTAAACCCTTTGTGTTGAAGCGTGCTCCAAAAAACAATAAGATGACTTCTTCAGATATTCAAAAAGAAATTATGACCGCATGTAAGATAGAAACTATTAAGGTTATAATAGAGGATCAAAATAGTGACTACTTtgctttatcatttggaaaatTTATTCGTATGTTTGGCTCTATTGTTGATGTTCTTGATACTCTTGTTGAAGATGCAAGTACTTTAGATGATAGAGCTAAGACATCGGGGTATCTCGAAGCTTGTCAAACATATAAGGTTGCTTTCTTGTTGCATTTAATGACATATATTTTGGGAATCATAAATGAGTTGAATGTATCCTTACAAAAAAATAGAGCAAGATATTGCAAATTCCATGCTACATGTTCAAGTAGCAAAGAAAATATTGCAAACTTTAAGGAGGGATGATGAATGGGATTTGTTTGTTGATAAAGTATCTATATTTTGTATCAAGCATGATATTTTGGTGCCTAATTTTGATGATCTATATGTTAACTCTGGAAGATCACGGAGAAAACCTCCTGATTATACTGTCTTTCATCATTATCGTGTTGATGTGTTTTGTAAAGTTCTTGATTGGCAACTTTAAGGACTTAATGATCGTTTTGACGAAGTGACGACTGATTTGCTTCATGGAGTTTCTTGTTTGAATCCAATTGACTCATTTTCAAGTTTTGATATCAAAACCCTAGTGggaagcaccctccacttccaaccaagaggttgtgagttcgagtcaccccaagagcaaggtgagtagtttttggagggagggagccgggggtctatcgaaaatagcctctctaccccagggtaggagtaaagtctgcgtacacactaccctccccagaccccactagtgagattatactgggttgttgttgttgttgatatcaGAAAAATAATGAAGATGGCTGAATTGTATCCTGATGACTTTGATGAATTTCGGATGAGTGCTCTTGAGAATCAGTTTGCGAGTTACATTATTGATGTTCATGATTTTGATGAAAGGTTCTCCAATCTAAATGGACTTTCTGATCTTTCAAAAAGATTTGTTAAGACAAAGAAGCATTCAGTTTATCCTCTTGTATTCCTCTTAGTGAAACTTGCGCTGCTCCTACCTGTTGCCATTGCAACCGTTGAAAGAGCTTTCTCGGCAATGAAGTTTATCAAGAATGACTTACAGAATCGAATGGATTATGACTTTTTAGGCGGTTGCATAGTGCCTTTTGTAGAAAGAGAAGTATTTAGTATTGTTTCTAATGAGTCTATTATAAAAACATTTCAAGAGATGAAGCCTCGTCGAGTACAATTGTAATAAGTAGAATCTCTTTCGATGCTTCTTTATATTAGTTTGAATTTATCCAATTATTCGTATTATTActcgtatttttataatttagctCGATATCACGTTGTTTGATTTAAATTTTTCGGTGCACCTACTTATTGAGAATTGTTTTTCTtgttcaagtttgaacacccttgaaaAATTTTCTAGCTTCAGCATTGTGCCTAAGTAATCCTGAAACTATTACCCATCTCCTCCTCGAATGCCCAATAGCCATACAACTCTGGTCTAAACTTAACATGCTCCCTGAAATAGCTAGACTGACCCCCCCGAATTCAGTGGCTGAAACAAATTTTCTTACACAATGACGTTCCCAACTCCTTCTATCTCCTCAATACTATACTCATACCTTTTTGTTTCTGGCATATATGGCTAGCTGGAAATGCAAAAGTCTTTCGAGCACGTACCATATCACTCACCTCAACTCATATATTTAACATGGTAGCAGAGTACTATTACATTACTGTTCTACCGCCGTCCCTACATAGTTGTATACTTCTACCGAGCGAGCCAACTAGCtgactgaatcaacatgtgatatcataacatactgaatgcggaagataaactaataCACGATGATATACTAAAAGTataaatgatataaatcaaatGCGGAATCACTAATATAAGTCTGGAACATATATGTAGCAACATTGCTTAACCTTAAATGCATGTGACTCTGTCTAactattactctagtctatgaagtcTCTAATGAaatactgaaaacactgactgtctgaaaatactgaagactgtaaggtaatgataatgccccgaaagaactggggattACCAAATAGctgtacgagaatcctagcgctctgaatcgtcaacctgtaaatcattacctacaTCGTGAGATGCAGACCccgggcaaaaagggacgtcagtacttTTAAATTGCAccggtatgtaaagcaactgaaagagaGAATTATAAATACTAAAACTGAAACTAAGCTAATGACTAAGAATTGATAATtaaaaactgaaatgataactattgaaactgaaactaaaaatgatagttgatagctgataactgataactgaattgataatgataactaataactgataactaaaatgataataataactagtaactgataactgaactgataactgaacttAACAAAGAAAGTAAGATTATGAATACTCcttcttctgaatgatgaaccacttgtttatctgaataaataaaatgcggcctcaggcccaatatatatgtgcacaaaatGCGGCCTCGGGCctaagtatacgtatacataactgctgCCTCatgcccaaagatgcataaagcataaacaacggcctcaggcccaaagatgcataaagcattaactgcggcctcaggcccaaatacaggggttcaacattcagggatttaaaatcaggaactgagaatcatactgcaatacatgatactaAAATACTGGatcatattgagttacatgatactcgAATGCTGAATAGAACTacactgagacatgtattcatgaactgattatgaaaactgaaacttcaactgtttatgacatgctgagtaatctagactgagactcatgggcatcaaacccaagtctatattgattacgcacTGATTTCACAACGTTTAGAATGAAAGTCACGAACGAGttacgaagctagagaatagaagttctgcaactattcaaggaactaggcttaactatattttttaggcaattagtaacgtggtaaaagaaacatagtgtagggagaatcattaacttTTCCatacatagagagttagcctcacataccttaacttcctgctcttgagcataatacaacattcgccaaccctttcaactttaatctatatcaatacaagtcaaagggattccaaattagcaacaatagtcatgttttggtcacttaggcattttatcaaacacttggtgacaTAAAACTTCAtagcccttattaatggtgtttctacacccaacaagccattctcttgctcctagataaattctaaaatctcaaatttcttataatcaaaatcattcttcttcaccaaagataaacaatacccttaaccaataatcagcAATCAACAAACCAAACCTATAATTTTTCATGCTTTTTTATCAaaccatcaactcatatctcatgaacatagagtctataatcattaatccaatggtataatcaattagagggtgaagacattacctttttgaaattcaatcctcttgaattcgagttctagggtttcttctctcaacaatgatgtcccaatcgaatatctaatgatatggaggatttacccatgttaataagatgttgaaaaattgaaattaacttagaatcactattagaacttaccttggatggtggagggacTTTTAAGGAGTTGGGTTCTTGAGAGCTCCCCTTTCTAGAACAAGTTTTTGTATTTTTGGGGTGTGGGGGACGAAATAGGGCTTTAAAATGACCCTCTAGGTGCGTTCCCCGTGCACCTGAAGGCCTGACCGCGCAATATGGCAGTAGCACTGCCTCAAGTGCGCAGCCGTGCACGTGACCCTCCAGGCGCGCACCTGGGCACGCATATTGCGCACTGCTCTataaaatgcacataacgtttTGAACAGAGATCCGTTCAGGCtacacaatatatcgttggaacgctatttcaaaggcctacaactttcatgtttagagttttcccaaatttcttACACATTTTCACTAAATTCTGCTGGAAGACAGACTATttgtaaacttagtcgattttgtcgaatcttatgcaccgcactctccatcttgattctgaaacaactattttcacccatactcatcccgctaggacttcatatgtctaaaatatcaaattaatacccATTTTATATACCCACACCTAGTTCGAATGTACAGGGTGTTACATGAACCTAGACGCACAAACAATCATTACTTTACTACTGACATCACATCCTTTATGCTAATCTTATACATGATTGCGGGTTTGCTCACTCGTCTGGATGATCCAGTCATACTTTACACTTACAAAAAGCAAAATCAAGTAGCTGATTTACTAGCAAAGACTGGAAGTCATATGGATAAATCGGCATGCATCACTGTTTTTGGACAACCACCACCTTTTGTTCGCAGGGCTTTGGAGGACGACCAATCAAGCAAACTTTTTGTTAGAAGAGTGGCACCATCAGCTCTTACGCCCTCCACCTGTTTACAAAGTCCTCTTGAACGATCCTTTTGTATTCCCCAGGATGGAACCACTAGTATTAGTATTTACCTGACCCAACCCGAGGTCCCCCTAAGACTTTAACTATGTTTCCACATGCTCCTGGTACTATTcctctttaatataatataaatagttattttttgcaaaaaaaacaaaaaagtgaTATTAAAAACTGACTTAATTAGTTTGATTCGGTTCATATATTTAAAAAATCAGTATAattaatttgatttcttttttaaaaacatGACTCAAATGAAACCATAACATCCTAAATGTGCTAAAAATATCAATTTATCctatttatctatatctatatttatctatttatctatatttatattatattatattattattattatcattataaaagtatgaatacaatGTTAGAAGACCAAAATAGttctaaaattttaaattaaacaaGGACGAAATCGTAATCACCTCTAATATAGTATTAAAATTTGGATGAGCTAATATGTAAGATATCTGATGAAGTCGAATATGGACTTGCTACCCATCCCTAATCGTGAAGCAAATTGAATCCAACTTTGATTAGAAAGGCATATCTATAAAAAGtttctttaaaaagaaaaaaaaaactcttgtgccaaatcttttggattttttagGAAAAACATTCCTATTCATATTAATCGTTCAACTTTGATTTTTTAATAATTTGATTCTCTACTAAATTTTTGAAAGCTAAAGTATTACTTCAAAGAGATAGTCTTTGTTGGATAATCTTATTGCTTCAAAGAGGAAAGCAATAAGCAAGAGGCCCGAAGATTGAAGTCCTTTTCTTTAATTTCCTAGACTTATCAAATCTTACGTTACTGTTTGTACGTGAAGCACAATTTTTTTCACCTCCATTTGGGTGTTCTTCATATGTATTGATCTTTACGATTATGTAGATTTATATAAAGAATGTATCATGTATATTCTAAATCATGTTATATTAGATTATAAGATTTCAGTAACACAAATATTTCGCTGTTGTATCTCAAAATTATCGTGTGGACAAAATATTCACCTAGTGATAGATAAAAATAATAAGGATGTGCTGGCCAAATATTCACTTTGCGATGATAGGTAAAGATAGCTAAATCTAGTTGGGCGCAAGAGTAAGTAGATGTTGATGATCGTTTATTAATCAATAGGAGATATTTTACATCTTAAACctaaaaattattatattataaGTTTCGTAATTTGGCACAAGATTCATTAATTTAGATAATTTTGCACAAGGTACCAACATCAATAAATAATATTGTAATTTactttttaataagaatttaactTTTAATATATTCTTGCTAAGCACAAACATAGAGACTagtgtatatatattttattattataaaagcacgaatagtttatgctaaatgttgaacgactaaaatatctccgaaatattgatcgacttttatgcccataaatatttgtataatttaagaaTCTAATTGTAAATTACCTAATGATGAAATTCTTTTTCGATTTAAACTACGCATACACTTGATCCTACTTGGATtagaagtgtcacgacccgaaattttctaccgacgggaccgtgatggcgcctaacatttcacttgttaggcaagccaatattagaaAAATCgctaaaccaattccttatttccattcagtaaataaccataattaactaagataaaatatattaagtgcggaatatcttaaaactgtattaattactaccacccggatctggagtcacaattcacgagcattctagaatttactacaagtaatagtctgaaagaaatacaaccgtttgaatgaaagaaaacaatagggcataaaagatagacggggacttcaaggtatgtgaacgccgacagatctaccttgagtctccggacagcggaccagtagcaaatctcgatcaacctgagccgatatcaaaatctgcacagaaagtacagagtgcagcatcagtacaaccgaccccatgtactggtaagtatcgaacctaacctcgacgaagtagtgacgagactaagacAAGGCATCTAcaatcaacatgtacaatttaatagtgtatatgcaaataacagaaatgaagaaccaAACAGGAagtgtcgggaggggaacatactgaggggaatacaagataaagaactacaacaaagTGATCATCGGagaagtcaatataccatgaatcaacaggaatagtgaatacagtaagaaaaaatgcacggcatcatccttcgtgattttactctcaatctcaccataaaataaatagaaatggcacggcatcacccttcgtgcattaactctcatatcatggcatgatatcacccttcgtgcattaacactcacaatatggtacgacatcacccttcgtgcgttaatactcataatatggcacggcatcacccttcgtgcattaacactctcccttaccataatgtaatgcataaatatcaacatggagatagaataacaagtacaaaccttacctcaatatttggttccataacatcaatctcaactttgaaataaaaactcaattatcaccagaaaatccataaacatgataagaacgataaattgaacaacactagtataccacatcgcaattaggcataggaatgagacaatataagaaaaactgagaaacatggaaaacaagtaaatttggcggcgcataagtacttgtcacctcacatatatgtcgCTTACATGAATTTctcttagcaagtaatctaaggttcctaattcccccaagtcagggttagacacaacacttacctcgctccgaaggccacttaattctcaatcacaactttttctttggaattcatctccaaaccactcatatctattaaaaaataactcaataatattaaatattgttaaaagaatcaattatattgcataaattaatttcctaaattttcctccaaaaagttcgaccccaggcccgcttggtcaaaacccgaggttcggaccaaaattcttttacccattcatccccgagcccgaatatgtatttagttttggaatccgactttAAATTGAggcctaaatccccaaattcccgaaatccctagtttttaccctaacccctaattctaccatgaaaactctagattttaggttgaaaattcaagaaatgtaatgagtaattgaaagaaaatgatttagaattgcttaccaacaatttgggggaggaaataactcttgaaaaatcgcctctcaccttttggtttttgagaaaaataaatttttggctaaaatcccgtttttgggttctgttaagtgctgggcgacagtgttcatcgcgttcgcgagagcactgtcgcgttcgtgaGACAATGCTCACGTTCGcataggctacccttccctggtcttcgcgttcgcgagtcattgttcgcgttcgcgatgaagaaaaagttGTCtgcccctccccagtgcctaacactacgcgttcgcgatgggcttgtcgtgttcgcgaagggtaacgcccccattgcttcgcgtttgcgaccgAGCCTTCGCGAAGATGAAATCCTCAGCTgttcagtttactcttcgcgttcgcgagagtaccttcgcgaacgcgaagaaggacatgccagaacacagactctgcagaaaaaccagatttttaaagtccaaaatatcccgtggcctatccaaaactcacccgagcccttggggctccaaaccaaacatgcacactagtCTAAAAAATCATACGAAATTGCTCgagtgatcaaatcgccaaaataacacctagaactacgaatttagcaccaaatcaattgaaactctcaagaacactttaaaattactattttctcaactggacgtccgaatcacgtcaaatcaatttcgtttctcaccaaaattCACATACacgtcttaaatatcataataaacctgtaccgggttccggaatcaaaatacgaaCCCAGTACTAACAATGcaaaacatcaatcaattcttaaaaataattaattttcacacttttaattttcatcaagaATTCATAACTTCGggtatacgcccaggtcccataattcgatacggacccatcgggaccgtcaaaacatggatttggacccatttaccaaaaatattgactgaagtcaactaaaattaacttttaaggcaaaaattcttatttttattagttttcaacataaaaactttccgaaaacctgcccggactgcgcacgcaaatcgagaaggataaaaatgagatttttaaggcttaagagcgcatattcgagttctaaaacataaaatgaccttttggatcatcataAGAAGACACATCCATAATTTCCTCTTTTTTTATACGTAAGATACTTATGTGCATATAATGAAATTGCATACATGGAGGCTGGAGCTATAAATTCTTTTTGTATTTTgtgatttgttttattttcttgtatgattttattactttctgaCAAAAATTGAGCCAATATGTGTTGAAATAGGGAGGAAAAAAGCTAAataaaaaacttaaaattttgtaAGATGCTTATGTGAATATAATGAAATTGCATACATGGAGGCGGGAGCTATAAACTCTTTTTGTATTTTGTGATCTGTTTTATTTTCTCGTATGACTTTATTGCTTTCTGACAAAAAATGAGCCAATATGTGTTGAAATAGGGAGGAAAAAAGCTAAATAAAAAGCTTAAAGTTTTGACTAAACCAACCATAATTAAATTATTCATCTTTGAAGCCTAAAAACTTACATATAactaattatttagaattcaaagGTCCTTAAA
This DNA window, taken from Nicotiana tabacum cultivar K326 chromosome 4, ASM71507v2, whole genome shotgun sequence, encodes the following:
- the LOC142179970 gene encoding uncharacterized protein LOC142179970 — its product is MAELYPDDFDEFRMSALENQFASYIIDVHDFDERFSNLNGLSDLSKRFVKTKKHSVYPLVFLLVKLALLLPVAIATVERAFSAMKFIKNDLQNRMDYDFLGGCIVPFVEREVFSIVSNESIIKTFQEMKPRRVQL